The window GTCACCGTCGACGGGCTCGACCCGCGCACGGCCCGCGAGCGGGTCGGCATCGTCTTCCAGGACCCGCAGAGTCAGCTGGTGATGGCGCGCAGCGGCGACGACGTCGCCTTCGGGCTGGAAAACCGGGGCGTGCCGGCCGAGCAGATCTGGCCACGGGTGGACGCCGCGCTGGCCCGGGTCGGCTTCCGCTACGGCCGGGACCGCCCGACCGCCGCGCTGTCCGGCGGCGAGCAGCAGCGGCTGGCCCTGGCCGGGGCGCTCGCCCTGCGGCCGGGTCTGCTGCTGCTGGACGAGCCGACCGCCAACCTGGACCCGGCCGGCGCCGACCTGGTCCGCGACGCCGTCGCCGAGGCGCTCGACGGGGACCGGGACACCACGCTGGTGGTCGTCGAACACCGGGTGGCTCAGGCGCTGCCGCTGGTCGACCGGGTGGTGGTGCTGTCCGCCGGTGGCGGCGTACGGGCCGACGGCAAGCCGGACGAGATCTTCGACCGGTACGGCGGGCAACTGGCCGCCGACGGTGTCTGGGTGCCCGACCAGCCGCTGCCGCAGCGAGGCGGGCCCGCCGCCCCGGCCGGTGAGCCGCTGCTGATCGCCGACCGGGTCGGGCTGGTGCCCCGGCTCGCCCCGCTCGCCGACGAGGTGCCGGTACGCGGCGGCGAGGCACTGGCCGTGCTGGGGCCCAACGGTGCCGGCAAGACCACGCTGGCCCTGCTGCTCGGCGGGCTGGTCGCGGCCACCGACGGAACGGTCCGGGCCACCGCCGCGTTGACCGGCGACGGCCGGGTCGGCCCGGCCCCGCACCGGTGGCGGGCACCGGAGCTGGTCCGCCGGATCGGCAACGTGTTCCAGAACCCGGAGCACCAGTTCGTCGCCACCACGGTGGCCGACGAGTTGGCTCTCGGCCCGCGCCGCTGCGGGCTGGCGGAGTCGGCCGTCGCCAGCGTGGTCGACGAGCTGCTGCACCGGCTGCGGCTGGACCGGTTGGCGGCGGCCAACCCGTACACCCTCTCCGGTGGTGAGGCGCGGCGGCTGAGTGTGGCGACCGCCCTGGCCACCGCGCCCCGCCTGCTGGTGCTCGACGAGCCGACGTTCGGCCAGGACCGGCGTACCTGGCTTGAGCTGGTCGCGCTGCTCGGTGAGCTGCGCGACGCCGGGCACGGGATCGTGACGGTGACCCACGACGTCAACCTCGTCGCCGCCCTCGCCGATCGGCGGTTGACCCTGTGATCGGCGGACCGGACGGCACCGAGGCGACGGCCGGTTCGGCGCCGCTGGCCCGCCGCAACCCGGTGGCGAAGCTCGCCGCCGCGCTGGTCTTCTCGGTGCTGCTGCTGGCCACCCTGGACCCGGTGGCGCCGGCGGTCGCGATCGCCGTCGAGCTGGCCGTGGTCCCGCTGTTCGGGCTGGGCTACCGTGCCCTGCTGCGCC is drawn from Micromonospora sp. Llam0 and contains these coding sequences:
- a CDS encoding ABC transporter ATP-binding protein codes for the protein MSRLELRGFGWRHAGRRAWAVRDVELSVDVGERVLLLGPSGAGKSTLLAAIAGLLPADSGEQAGTVTVDGLDPRTARERVGIVFQDPQSQLVMARSGDDVAFGLENRGVPAEQIWPRVDAALARVGFRYGRDRPTAALSGGEQQRLALAGALALRPGLLLLDEPTANLDPAGADLVRDAVAEALDGDRDTTLVVVEHRVAQALPLVDRVVVLSAGGGVRADGKPDEIFDRYGGQLAADGVWVPDQPLPQRGGPAAPAGEPLLIADRVGLVPRLAPLADEVPVRGGEALAVLGPNGAGKTTLALLLGGLVAATDGTVRATAALTGDGRVGPAPHRWRAPELVRRIGNVFQNPEHQFVATTVADELALGPRRCGLAESAVASVVDELLHRLRLDRLAAANPYTLSGGEARRLSVATALATAPRLLVLDEPTFGQDRRTWLELVALLGELRDAGHGIVTVTHDVNLVAALADRRLTL